A single Gemmatimonadota bacterium DNA region contains:
- a CDS encoding RidA family protein codes for MTIIRYPGKAVGRSESVEHNGILYTAVIAPDLSADFRSQTRQTLEQLDTNLAEAGTDKTCLLSVTIYITDMAKKPILNEIWDAWIGPDNWPQRACIEAKLEGNTLVEIVVIAAK; via the coding sequence ATGACCATCATACGATATCCGGGAAAAGCGGTTGGTCGCAGTGAATCTGTCGAACACAATGGCATCCTTTATACAGCCGTCATTGCGCCGGACCTATCAGCAGATTTCAGGAGCCAGACCCGGCAGACACTCGAACAGTTGGACACAAATCTCGCCGAAGCCGGAACTGATAAGACCTGTCTCCTCTCCGTCACGATCTACATCACAGATATGGCAAAGAAACCCATCCTGAACGAAATTTGGGACGCCTGGATCGGTCCCGACAACTGGCCCCAGCGTGCCTGTATAGAAGCCAAGCTCGAAGGAAATACGCTTGTAGAGATAGTCGTGATCGCTGCAAAATAG
- a CDS encoding DUF433 domain-containing protein produces MPNLDRIEINPKVMMGKPVMKGTRIPVDLILRKLGEGASEDDLLDAYPRLTLEDIRAALHYAAIVA; encoded by the coding sequence ATGCCTAACTTAGACCGCATTGAAATCAATCCCAAGGTGATGATGGGAAAACCCGTGATGAAAGGGACGCGCATTCCAGTCGATCTGATTTTGAGAAAATTGGGGGAAGGAGCATCAGAAGACGATTTGCTCGACGCTTATCCTCGGCTCACATTAGAAGATATACGCGCTGCATTGCATTATGCAGCGATAGTCGCCTGA
- a CDS encoding 2-phosphoglycerate kinase: protein MRDAPAHLRVILIGGSSHSGKSALSESIATNLGWNRISTDTLARHPGRPWRSAPEKVPDHVAEHYLSLSVDELIVDVLHHYRVNLWPKVEKIVASHINDLSRGGLIIEGSALWPELVATLDSENIATLWLTASEEVFRQRIRDESLYHSKSLRERRMIDKFLERTLVYNAQMIEIVNRHGFILVDVQQSNLAELTQRCLSILRSSRWIVFLAGIFYY from the coding sequence ATGCGTGATGCACCTGCCCACTTAAGAGTAATTCTCATCGGCGGCTCATCCCACTCCGGAAAGTCGGCTCTGTCCGAGTCGATAGCTACAAACCTGGGATGGAACCGAATCTCCACAGACACACTTGCCCGGCATCCTGGCCGACCATGGCGGTCCGCACCAGAAAAGGTCCCAGACCATGTGGCGGAACACTATCTCTCCCTATCAGTTGATGAACTGATCGTGGATGTACTCCACCACTACAGGGTCAATTTATGGCCAAAAGTTGAGAAAATTGTCGCGTCTCACATCAATGATCTTTCCCGAGGGGGATTAATCATAGAAGGATCAGCACTATGGCCCGAACTTGTAGCAACCCTTGACTCCGAAAATATTGCTACATTATGGCTTACAGCGAGTGAGGAAGTTTTTCGGCAGAGGATTCGCGATGAAAGCCTGTATCATTCAAAGTCGCTTCGGGAACGAAGAATGATCGATAAGTTTCTGGAACGCACGCTCGTCTATAACGCACAGATGATCGAGATTGTCAACCGGCATGGTTTCATTCTCGTAGATGTTCAACAATCCAATTTAGCAGAGCTAACCCAAAGGTGCTTATCAATACTCAGGAGTTCCCGCTGGATAGTCTTTTTAGCGGGAATCTTTTATTATTAA
- a CDS encoding methyltransferase domain-containing protein — translation MAKFEESRWGETEYAQEYQDHSQHFLPERNTHFEILASFYQYFVQKKRVLDLGCGDGIISERLFLIDPHIQLVAVDGSEEMLSAAQKRLAVYDVENFIKMPFEDIIECHYRYGLFGIYSGRKL, via the coding sequence ATGGCAAAATTTGAAGAATCCAGGTGGGGCGAAACAGAATATGCCCAAGAATATCAAGATCATTCGCAACACTTTTTACCGGAACGAAATACGCATTTCGAGATACTTGCTTCATTCTACCAGTATTTTGTTCAGAAAAAGCGAGTACTTGATCTTGGATGTGGCGACGGAATTATAAGCGAGAGACTATTCCTTATAGATCCTCATATCCAACTGGTAGCGGTCGATGGCTCTGAAGAAATGCTTTCAGCTGCCCAAAAGAGGCTTGCCGTATATGACGTGGAAAACTTCATCAAAATGCCTTTCGAAGACATAATCGAATGCCATTATCGATATGGGCTTTTTGGAATATATAGCGGAAGAAAGCTCTGA
- a CDS encoding DUF2442 domain-containing protein gives MHHPIYRVIFFEIQAPYTLRVCFDDDSEQIIDFRAVLEGELFGPLRDLSLFNQVRIDPEVHTLVWPNGADFDPATLHDWPEHLPELKRMSERWSLVETED, from the coding sequence ATGCACCATCCCATATATCGCGTGATATTTTTTGAAATACAGGCACCCTATACACTTCGCGTTTGTTTTGACGATGATTCGGAACAGATTATCGATTTCCGCGCCGTATTAGAAGGTGAATTATTTGGGCCTCTTCGGGATTTATCCTTATTCAACCAAGTGCGGATTGATCCAGAGGTCCATACTCTGGTATGGCCGAATGGAGCTGATTTTGATCCAGCTACTTTACACGATTGGCCTGAGCATCTTCCTGAACTTAAGCGCATGAGCGAGCGCTGGTCTCTCGTTGAGACGGAGGACTAA
- a CDS encoding class I SAM-dependent methyltransferase produces the protein MAKFEESRWGETEYAQEYQDHSQHFLPERNTHFEILASFYQYFVQKKRVLDLGCGDGIISERLFLIDPHIQLVAVDGSEEMLSAAQKRLAVYDVENFIKMPFEDIIEGKANLGTFDFIVSCFAIHHLEKLQRRGLFEKILNMLAPNSYFLNIDIVLPTTEPLENWYYDLWREWIQKHEARENLSESFSHIPDEARVRPENFYDTLESQLEDLQIVGFKEVACHYRYGLFGIYSGKKL, from the coding sequence ATGGCAAAATTTGAAGAATCCAGGTGGGGCGAAACAGAATATGCCCAAGAATATCAAGATCATTCGCAACACTTTTTACCGGAACGAAATACGCATTTCGAGATACTTGCTTCATTCTACCAGTATTTTGTTCAGAAAAAGCGAGTACTTGATCTTGGATGTGGCGACGGAATTATAAGCGAGAGACTATTCCTTATAGATCCTCATATCCAACTGGTAGCGGTCGATGGCTCTGAAGAAATGCTTTCAGCTGCCCAAAAGAGGCTTGCCGTATATGACGTGGAAAACTTCATCAAAATGCCTTTCGAAGACATAATCGAAGGTAAAGCAAACCTGGGCACTTTCGACTTCATTGTCTCTTGCTTCGCCATTCATCACCTGGAGAAATTACAAAGACGAGGGCTATTTGAAAAAATTCTGAATATGTTAGCGCCAAACTCGTACTTTCTGAATATCGATATTGTTTTACCCACAACTGAACCTCTCGAAAACTGGTATTACGACCTCTGGAGAGAATGGATTCAAAAGCATGAAGCGCGAGAAAATCTCTCTGAATCCTTTTCACATATTCCCGATGAAGCGCGTGTTCGTCCAGAGAACTTTTATGATACTCTCGAGAGCCAACTTGAGGATTTGCAGATCGTCGGCTTTAAAGAAGTCGCCTGCCATTACCGATATGGGCTTTTTGGAATATATAGCGGGAAAAAGCTATAA
- a CDS encoding UPF0175 family protein — protein sequence MGAVNLKVELPSSLSGDEAKTFLAIKLYEVGKVSLGQAAKIAGHSKRAFMEILGHYQVPVFDYPPEELRQEINQ from the coding sequence ATGGGCGCAGTTAATCTAAAAGTCGAGCTTCCTTCAAGTCTTTCCGGAGATGAGGCAAAAACTTTTCTTGCCATAAAACTCTACGAAGTTGGTAAAGTGTCGCTTGGTCAGGCAGCGAAAATTGCTGGACACTCCAAACGCGCCTTTATGGAGATTCTTGGACACTACCAGGTTCCTGTCTTTGATTATCCTCCTGAAGAGTTGCGGCAGGAGATCAATCAGTGA
- a CDS encoding GNAT family N-acetyltransferase, with protein sequence MQIENIKHYLDAIDTLSKAQFELWGPLTGRNTLAEYRELLHFAAESESLPTTLVAVEKATVLGSVNILENDLPLRPDIAPWLAQLFVFPNFRRRGAGALLIAGAIAEARKLNRSILYLYTSGTLPSYYERLGWSRLEEIAYLGELRVIMTYPIHDIKKAFRPIPPV encoded by the coding sequence ATGCAAATTGAGAATATCAAGCACTACCTTGACGCCATTGATACATTATCAAAGGCACAATTTGAACTATGGGGACCTCTTACAGGTCGAAACACGCTGGCGGAATATCGCGAGTTACTCCACTTCGCAGCCGAATCCGAGAGCCTGCCCACCACGCTCGTTGCCGTAGAAAAAGCAACCGTTCTCGGCTCTGTAAACATACTCGAAAACGATCTGCCACTCCGTCCTGATATTGCGCCCTGGTTAGCGCAATTATTTGTCTTTCCAAATTTTCGACGCCGGGGTGCAGGCGCATTGTTAATTGCGGGTGCGATTGCAGAGGCCCGAAAGCTGAACAGATCAATACTCTATTTGTACACGTCTGGAACGCTACCGAGTTATTACGAGCGACTTGGATGGTCTCGCCTGGAGGAAATTGCGTACCTGGGCGAGCTCAGAGTGATAATGACCTATCCCATCCACGACATCAAAAAAGCCTTCCGACCCATCCCTCCCGTGTAA
- a CDS encoding NUDIX domain-containing protein yields the protein MDTQIRVSTKALILRDNAILLVEYDDESGLHYNMPGGGVEPDETLEETLKREVQEETCAEVEIGRPLIITEYEPKRNAFWGGTRHSLTVIFECKLTGDTEPQMPQKPDPNQTAVKWIPLVDLDKVELLPHVTDHILTYANKQGNHYPIYLCEPINPDKVQKYL from the coding sequence ATGGATACACAGATTAGAGTCAGCACAAAAGCGCTCATTCTTCGAGACAACGCCATTCTGCTCGTAGAATACGATGACGAATCGGGCCTTCACTACAACATGCCGGGAGGCGGTGTAGAGCCGGATGAGACTTTGGAAGAGACACTTAAAAGAGAGGTACAAGAAGAGACCTGCGCCGAAGTCGAAATAGGTCGCCCACTCATCATTACGGAATACGAGCCAAAGAGAAACGCATTCTGGGGAGGAACGCGTCACTCACTCACAGTAATCTTCGAGTGTAAGCTTACAGGTGATACAGAACCCCAAATGCCACAAAAACCGGACCCCAATCAGACAGCGGTCAAATGGATTCCCCTTGTTGATCTCGACAAAGTGGAATTGCTCCCACACGTCACAGATCACATTCTAACCTACGCGAACAAACAGGGAAACCACTACCCAATCTATCTCTGCGAACCCATCAACCCCGACAAAGTGCAGAAATACCTTTGA
- a CDS encoding ABC transporter permease, with translation MLKNYLTIAIRILFRYKGYSLINISGLAIGMACAALILLYVQDELNFDTHHIKRDRIYRVLRELKSGDNSIFSYRTSGALAPAILQDIPAAEQAIRTFWFKTFVRYEDTLFDLQYCIADPEILNVFTIPFLKGDPKTALQGAGTAVLTASAAARIFGRVDPIGKQLRIDGDRDGTIYTITGIVSDPPTNSSLHFELLTTHVSRIIPNFLRYWTEWRPMSQYRAIETYVLLREKADPVAFQMQLAEIMKRYMGDTVAENNAYHLQAMNRMHLYSAQDFGMRDHLSQDAGRPAYGDINQIYLLSIIALIVLVIACVNFINLTTSRAISRATEVGVRKVVGAHRGLLISQFFFEIMLLTLIGSIIALCLLELILPGFNAFVAKDLTLNPQRNPIPYVIGPVVVLIIGIVAGGIPAFYLSAFQPIQVLSGKSPAGLNQKSRFRQGLVVFQFGLAVILIAFTFIVHKQLKYMQMKDLGFLKEQVIELDIFWKARDVQGRDLVARYQEVKQIFLQHPNVLSATATRFPQDRPAPLNVYQAEGLSEEWRFGEFDIDESYVDFFGVDIVQGRNLFIGDRYQDRDLPVKYLLNETAVKMIGWDQPVGKRFGRAGRIDGVIVGVIDDFHLGSLHQQIPPLVFRQGSIKFLYLKITPQNMPETLQFIGQMWKELLPERPFTYAFLDEKLDHTNYAKEIQLSQVFSAFSALAILISCLGLLGLVSFMVERRTKEIGIRKVLGASEYDILRLFLKEFLFLVVISNAIALPIAYWGIHQWLESFAYRTQAEITIFAGTGLLTLFITGITVGFLILKNARRNPVDALRFE, from the coding sequence ATGCTCAAAAACTATTTAACAATCGCCATCCGCATCTTGTTTCGGTACAAGGGATATTCGCTCATCAATATATCGGGATTGGCTATCGGCATGGCGTGTGCTGCGCTGATACTGCTTTACGTTCAAGATGAACTCAATTTTGACACACATCACATCAAACGCGACCGCATTTACAGAGTGCTCCGCGAGTTGAAAAGCGGAGATAACAGCATATTCAGCTATCGTACATCGGGTGCCCTGGCACCTGCTATTTTACAAGACATTCCTGCCGCTGAACAGGCCATTCGAACCTTCTGGTTTAAAACATTTGTTCGTTATGAAGACACACTGTTCGATCTCCAATATTGTATTGCCGACCCTGAAATTCTAAATGTATTCACCATTCCCTTTCTCAAAGGGGATCCAAAAACAGCTTTGCAAGGTGCAGGGACGGCGGTTTTGACAGCATCTGCCGCGGCCAGAATTTTCGGCAGGGTTGATCCCATCGGCAAGCAACTTCGGATCGATGGAGACCGAGACGGCACCATCTACACCATAACGGGCATTGTCTCAGATCCCCCCACAAATAGTTCATTGCATTTTGAATTGCTCACAACACATGTCTCGCGCATTATACCTAATTTTCTCAGGTATTGGACAGAGTGGCGCCCTATGTCACAGTATCGCGCTATTGAAACCTATGTTTTGTTACGTGAAAAAGCAGACCCAGTAGCATTTCAAATGCAACTTGCAGAAATTATGAAACGCTACATGGGCGATACAGTTGCGGAAAACAATGCGTATCACTTGCAGGCAATGAACCGGATGCATTTGTATTCAGCACAGGATTTTGGCATGCGCGATCACCTCTCGCAAGACGCTGGCAGGCCAGCCTATGGCGACATTAATCAAATTTATCTGCTATCCATTATTGCTCTGATCGTGCTCGTTATTGCCTGCGTTAATTTTATCAACCTGACGACATCGCGAGCGATTTCTCGGGCAACCGAAGTCGGCGTTCGCAAAGTAGTAGGCGCGCATCGAGGATTGTTAATATCTCAGTTCTTTTTTGAGATCATGCTCTTAACATTGATAGGCAGCATCATTGCTCTTTGTCTTCTGGAACTGATACTGCCCGGGTTTAATGCCTTTGTTGCCAAAGACCTCACCCTGAACCCACAACGCAATCCAATCCCCTATGTCATCGGACCTGTAGTCGTATTGATAATAGGCATCGTGGCCGGCGGCATCCCGGCGTTTTACCTGTCCGCCTTTCAACCGATCCAGGTACTTTCGGGAAAATCTCCAGCTGGACTAAATCAAAAATCCAGATTTCGACAAGGACTGGTGGTCTTTCAATTTGGATTAGCGGTAATTCTAATCGCATTTACCTTTATCGTTCACAAGCAACTCAAATACATGCAAATGAAAGACCTTGGATTTCTCAAAGAACAGGTGATTGAATTAGATATATTCTGGAAGGCGCGAGATGTACAGGGCAGGGATTTAGTGGCTCGCTACCAGGAAGTGAAACAGATCTTTTTGCAACATCCAAATGTCCTATCAGCCACAGCAACGCGGTTTCCACAGGACCGTCCTGCGCCCTTAAATGTATATCAGGCCGAAGGCTTGTCAGAAGAATGGCGATTTGGAGAGTTTGACATAGACGAATCGTATGTTGACTTTTTTGGGGTAGATATCGTTCAAGGCCGGAATTTGTTCATAGGGGATCGCTATCAAGACAGGGATTTACCAGTCAAATATTTGCTGAATGAAACCGCCGTGAAAATGATAGGCTGGGATCAACCTGTCGGCAAGCGATTTGGCCGTGCAGGCAGAATAGACGGTGTAATTGTGGGCGTAATCGATGACTTTCATTTGGGTAGCTTGCATCAGCAAATTCCGCCCCTGGTCTTCCGACAGGGTTCGATAAAATTTTTGTATCTCAAAATTACCCCTCAAAATATGCCAGAAACCCTTCAATTTATCGGACAAATGTGGAAGGAATTATTACCCGAACGACCTTTTACCTATGCATTTTTAGACGAAAAACTGGACCACACAAACTATGCGAAAGAAATTCAGTTGAGTCAGGTTTTCAGTGCATTCTCTGCACTGGCCATTCTCATCTCTTGTTTGGGGCTACTTGGCCTGGTCTCATTCATGGTTGAGCGACGCACAAAAGAAATTGGAATACGCAAGGTATTGGGTGCATCCGAGTACGATATTCTGCGCTTATTCTTAAAAGAATTTTTATTCCTGGTCGTTATATCAAATGCGATTGCGCTCCCCATCGCCTACTGGGGCATTCACCAATGGTTAGAATCATTTGCCTATCGAACACAAGCGGAAATCACCATCTTCGCAGGCACGGGATTGTTAACCCTGTTCATTACCGGGATCACCGTAGGATTTCTCATCTTAAAAAATGCGCGCAGAAATCCGGTTGACGCGCTGCGTTTTGAATGA
- a CDS encoding ankyrin repeat domain-containing protein, with amino-acid sequence MYSRFILRTLGSFSILFFCNTQNIMGSELNIAAEIGDTTKVKNLLKKGVDTNERDRFGRTPLIYAALNGHEHIINMLLESHADIHAKDHFDQTALIAAVNKGHVNSAKILLKNGANPSAPNGEDMLPIFIAFEREDFEMVDLLLKYGIKINTIDKKDRTVLQKIIESNQVELVRTVLRRGVDERYIVHLAASVGDTTLLKTFLKNKIDINQKDPLGRTPLLFALLYDRTQCAEMLLDHGADLSLVEINTIDERGKTVLQKIIESNDAELVQKILRRGVDERYIAHLAAGVGDTTLLKTFLKNKINVNQRDPLGRTPLLFALLYDRTQCAEMLLDHGADFSLGDEQGKTPLMVAAERRNIENLKLLLHAGASVFAHDKQGLNALEYVTFGNINRHNQDKCIELLKSVTEDRRIR; translated from the coding sequence ATGTATTCAAGATTCATCCTGAGAACTCTGGGAAGTTTTTCAATTCTCTTTTTTTGTAATACACAAAATATAATGGGGAGTGAGTTGAATATAGCGGCAGAGATCGGAGATACCACAAAAGTAAAAAACTTACTTAAAAAAGGCGTAGATACAAATGAGCGGGATAGATTTGGACGAACACCTCTCATTTATGCAGCTCTGAATGGTCATGAGCACATCATAAACATGCTGCTCGAATCTCATGCTGATATTCATGCCAAAGATCATTTCGACCAAACGGCATTGATTGCAGCAGTCAATAAAGGACATGTGAACAGTGCTAAAATTTTGCTAAAAAATGGGGCTAATCCATCGGCTCCCAATGGTGAGGACATGCTTCCTATATTTATAGCCTTTGAACGGGAAGACTTCGAAATGGTAGATTTATTATTAAAGTACGGAATCAAAATCAACACTATAGACAAAAAAGATAGGACCGTTCTCCAGAAAATTATTGAATCAAATCAGGTAGAACTCGTGCGAACAGTTTTAAGACGTGGTGTGGATGAAAGATATATCGTACATCTGGCTGCCAGTGTAGGCGACACAACATTGTTAAAGACATTCTTAAAAAATAAAATAGATATTAATCAAAAGGATCCATTGGGAAGGACGCCCTTGCTATTTGCGCTATTATATGATCGCACGCAATGCGCTGAAATGCTATTGGATCATGGCGCAGACCTTTCGCTTGTCGAAATCAACACTATAGATGAAAGAGGAAAGACCGTTCTTCAGAAAATTATTGAATCAAATGATGCAGAACTCGTGCAAAAAATCTTGAGACGTGGTGTGGATGAGAGATATATCGCACATCTGGCTGCTGGCGTGGGCGACACAACATTGTTAAAGACATTCTTAAAAAATAAAATAAATGTTAATCAGAGAGATCCATTGGGGAGAACGCCACTGCTATTTGCCCTATTATATGACCGCACGCAATGTGCTGAAATGCTATTGGATCACGGTGCAGACTTTTCGCTTGGCGATGAACAGGGCAAAACCCCATTAATGGTGGCTGCAGAACGAAGAAATATCGAAAATCTGAAACTCCTTTTGCATGCAGGAGCAAGTGTATTCGCACACGATAAACAGGGTCTGAATGCTTTAGAATACGTAACATTTGGTAATATTAATAGGCATAATCAGGATAAGTGTATAGAACTGCTCAAATCTGTTACGGAGGACAGAAGGATTAGATAG
- a CDS encoding phosphotransferase, with protein sequence MPPFPAAIVQNVLARFEIENPARLKAWPFGPFDIIAAFEYRNTPYLLKGRHIEQRGVKSLFQTQDIQKQLLRLGFPVSDFIANSSGETLAQGPDWQNEENIFYEIQTILPGVPFSPDTHTALLAGKLLGQLHLIGQEVHSDLLSKFYYIDTFVDRFPNQLQISLQDDRDLQRGESQEIKDSISRLSDASTRFSLTHRLTHGDFTPDNLLMNQNQLFLIDNDELGFGVAAVDIAWGLTYLFGLNIGLGQIFLNEYIKHVPEFAENDLLAVKDYLLALNIQAYNVSELLDILHTLLSI encoded by the coding sequence ATGCCCCCTTTCCCGGCAGCAATTGTGCAGAATGTCCTCGCTCGTTTTGAGATTGAGAACCCAGCCAGATTAAAAGCATGGCCTTTCGGCCCATTTGACATTATAGCTGCCTTTGAATATCGCAACACCCCCTATCTCTTAAAGGGTCGCCACATCGAACAAAGAGGTGTCAAGTCACTGTTTCAAACGCAGGACATACAAAAGCAACTCCTTCGACTGGGCTTCCCCGTATCAGACTTTATAGCCAATTCTTCCGGCGAAACACTGGCACAAGGTCCCGACTGGCAAAACGAAGAAAACATCTTTTATGAAATTCAGACCATTCTCCCCGGCGTGCCATTTTCTCCTGATACGCACACAGCTCTCTTAGCGGGGAAATTGCTCGGACAACTCCACCTTATCGGACAGGAAGTTCATTCGGATCTCCTGAGCAAGTTTTACTACATTGATACGTTCGTAGATAGATTTCCCAATCAGTTACAGATATCCCTTCAAGATGATAGAGATTTACAACGCGGAGAAAGCCAGGAGATCAAAGACTCTATATCGCGATTATCGGATGCTTCGACACGTTTCTCACTTACGCATCGCCTGACACACGGCGACTTCACGCCCGATAATCTCTTGATGAACCAAAACCAGCTTTTCTTGATCGATAATGATGAACTTGGATTTGGCGTTGCGGCGGTCGATATCGCGTGGGGGCTAACCTATTTGTTTGGACTGAACATCGGATTGGGACAGATCTTTCTGAATGAGTACATAAAGCACGTTCCCGAATTTGCCGAAAACGATCTTCTGGCTGTTAAAGACTACCTCCTGGCCTTAAACATACAAGCGTACAATGTGTCAGAATTGTTAGATATCCTGCATACATTGCTCTCTATTTAA
- a CDS encoding DUF4160 domain-containing protein, with product MPEISRFFGIIIRMYAEPNAPHHRPHFHAYYQGDVGVYAIDTIELIAGQLPRRQQRLIEAWIELHHEELLADWERLQSGRAPFKIDPLQ from the coding sequence ATGCCTGAGATTTCCCGATTTTTCGGTATCATAATACGTATGTATGCTGAGCCTAATGCACCTCATCACCGACCTCATTTTCACGCTTATTATCAAGGAGACGTTGGGGTATATGCCATTGATACCATTGAGTTGATTGCGGGTCAACTTCCACGGCGCCAGCAGCGTCTAATTGAGGCCTGGATAGAGTTACACCATGAAGAATTACTGGCAGATTGGGAACGATTACAATCAGGTCGAGCACCTTTCAAAATTGATCCTCTTCAATAA
- a CDS encoding DUF3368 domain-containing protein: protein MSERVVADSTCLIALERIGQIEILPALFESVLIPPAVAQEFGISLPWLKVERLSDRALAVALKMMIDDGEAEAITLSQEQKCRIILDDRQARRVGQDMGLRVIGTVGILILAKQRGILSTVKPVLQNLDDTGFYISAALKAEALHFVEE, encoded by the coding sequence GTGAGTGAGCGCGTCGTAGCGGATAGCACATGCTTAATTGCGCTTGAACGCATCGGTCAAATCGAGATTCTGCCGGCCCTTTTTGAGTCTGTATTAATACCACCGGCTGTGGCACAAGAATTTGGAATCTCCTTACCCTGGCTGAAGGTAGAAAGACTTTCTGACCGGGCGTTGGCTGTTGCATTAAAAATGATGATTGATGATGGAGAGGCAGAGGCGATTACTTTGTCTCAAGAGCAGAAGTGTCGAATTATCCTGGATGATCGTCAGGCGCGTCGTGTGGGGCAAGATATGGGCCTCAGGGTTATAGGAACAGTAGGTATTTTGATTCTCGCCAAGCAAAGAGGTATTCTGTCCACCGTCAAGCCTGTACTTCAAAATCTGGATGATACAGGGTTCTATATCAGTGCTGCATTAAAAGCAGAAGCTTTGCATTTCGTAGAAGAATAA
- a CDS encoding methyltransferase domain-containing protein — MDPSILNYYGTYYNEIDRFNDGSGHLEYIRSKQILTRYLPQTSVNILDVGGGPGAYASWLAEKGHKVHLIDPVPRHLKEAAERARKHPLKSIQRGDARSLKWSDETMDIVLLMGPLYHLTKAEDRKKALREARRVLKPGGRLFAAAITRFASLLDGIRSGAILDPAFRTIVARDLKDGQHRNPDENKDYFTTAYFHRPEELTVEITECGFAQCQTLAVEGAAWLLGDIKEQLEDLERREILLDAIQKLEAEPSLLGVSPHIMAVAQKP; from the coding sequence ATGGATCCATCCATCCTCAATTACTACGGAACCTATTATAATGAAATTGACCGATTCAATGACGGCAGCGGTCACCTGGAATACATACGCTCGAAACAGATTCTGACTCGGTACTTACCCCAAACTTCCGTCAACATCCTCGATGTCGGTGGTGGTCCAGGCGCGTACGCGTCCTGGCTCGCCGAGAAAGGACACAAAGTCCATCTGATTGATCCCGTCCCTCGACATCTCAAGGAGGCGGCAGAACGCGCCAGAAAGCACCCTCTAAAAAGCATCCAGAGAGGCGATGCGCGTAGCCTGAAATGGTCAGACGAAACCATGGACATCGTCTTGCTCATGGGGCCACTATATCACCTTACGAAGGCCGAAGATCGAAAAAAGGCACTTCGCGAAGCCAGAAGAGTTCTAAAACCTGGAGGACGCCTATTTGCAGCCGCAATCACGCGATTTGCATCTCTACTTGACGGCATAAGATCCGGGGCGATCCTCGATCCAGCCTTCCGAACAATTGTAGCGCGTGACTTAAAGGACGGTCAACATCGCAACCCCGACGAAAACAAAGACTACTTTACCACTGCCTACTTCCATCGCCCAGAGGAACTAACTGTCGAAATCACTGAATGCGGATTCGCCCAGTGCCAGACACTTGCCGTAGAAGGTGCCGCCTGGTTGCTCGGAGATATAAAAGAACAATTAGAAGACCTTGAACGCCGCGAAATACTTCTCGATGCAATACAGAAACTTGAGGCAGAGCCTTCTCTACTTGGCGTTTCTCCGCACATTATGGCAGTGGCTCAGAAACCTTGA
- a CDS encoding GNAT family N-acetyltransferase yields MIRIITSEDLGDCARLYVKVFSEWPYEESWSITQAHHYLSRFWKFDPEHCLLALDKDDVIGAMFGYCYPWQDRINYYMQELFVDPDQRRSGHGRRLVRHLLDKLGESDVSMSLIANEATPAAAFYEEFGLRQHRYYKFYCGTLKTGVK; encoded by the coding sequence ATGATAAGAATCATCACATCAGAGGACCTGGGAGATTGCGCGCGTCTGTACGTGAAGGTTTTCTCCGAATGGCCGTACGAGGAATCGTGGAGCATTACCCAGGCTCACCACTACCTCAGTCGATTCTGGAAGTTCGACCCCGAACATTGCCTCCTCGCCCTCGACAAAGATGATGTGATTGGCGCGATGTTCGGATACTGCTATCCCTGGCAAGACCGAATCAACTACTACATGCAAGAACTCTTTGTTGATCCTGATCAAAGGCGGTCGGGCCACGGACGAAGACTGGTGCGTCATCTCCTCGACAAACTCGGAGAATCGGACGTATCCATGTCCCTGATTGCCAATGAAGCAACGCCCGCAGCCGCGTTCTACGAGGAATTTGGATTGCGGCAGCACAGGTACTACAAATTCTATTGTGGCACCTTGAAAACGGGCGTGAAATAA